The Sphingomonas sp. LY54 genome includes a region encoding these proteins:
- a CDS encoding LptA/OstA family protein: protein MSVMKSIGIAAGAAALTAGLILAQPAIGQDAASALRGHNTDAPVDVAADRIEVQDRADRAVFSGNVQVKQGDLALNAARLTVAYSNAGGIQIERLDASGGVTVRSPSETARGQYAIYDLNSRIITLIGGVTLTRGASNVNGGRLVIDLDSGRAVMDGGAPAGTSAQGGRVTGTFTVPQRGN, encoded by the coding sequence ATGAGCGTCATGAAAAGCATCGGAATAGCAGCCGGCGCGGCTGCGCTCACCGCGGGCCTGATCCTCGCCCAGCCGGCCATCGGCCAGGACGCGGCCTCGGCGCTACGCGGCCACAATACCGATGCGCCGGTCGACGTCGCGGCCGACCGCATCGAAGTGCAGGACCGCGCCGACCGCGCCGTCTTCTCCGGCAACGTCCAGGTGAAGCAGGGCGACCTCGCGCTCAACGCGGCCCGCCTCACCGTCGCCTACAGCAATGCCGGCGGCATCCAGATCGAGCGGCTCGACGCCAGCGGCGGAGTCACCGTCCGCAGCCCATCCGAAACCGCGCGCGGCCAATATGCGATCTACGACCTCAACAGCCGGATCATCACTTTGATCGGCGGCGTCACGCTCACGCGCGGCGCCTCCAACGTCAATGGCGGCCGGCTGGTGATCGATCTCGACAGCGGCCGCGCCGTGATGGACGGCGGCGCTCCGGCCGGCACGTCGGCCCAGGGCGGACGCGTCACCGGCACCTTCACGGTGCCCCAGCGCGGCAACTAA
- the lptC gene encoding LPS export ABC transporter periplasmic protein LptC has product MSELAVRERLRKQSWAAPGGSHDVMVRVLKLVLPAVIGMLLAYLALVPLSKTREISFILDKTKVDVARERMRVQAARYRGQDNKGRPFTIDARSAVQATSSDPIVDVLGMSAQIGLESGPATFQANRGRYNLETETIDVVGPILLTAADGYRLETRDVTVDLNSRTMASRGRVDGKMPLGRFSADRLLADLPARQVTLAGNARLHIVQGGIR; this is encoded by the coding sequence ATGTCTGAACTCGCCGTCCGGGAGCGCCTGCGCAAGCAGAGCTGGGCGGCGCCCGGCGGCTCGCACGATGTCATGGTGCGCGTGCTGAAGCTGGTGTTGCCGGCGGTGATCGGCATGCTGCTGGCCTATCTGGCGCTGGTGCCCCTCTCCAAGACGCGCGAGATCAGCTTCATCCTCGACAAGACCAAGGTCGACGTCGCCAGGGAACGGATGCGCGTCCAGGCGGCACGCTATCGCGGCCAGGACAATAAGGGCCGGCCGTTCACGATCGACGCACGCTCGGCGGTGCAGGCGACTTCGAGTGACCCGATCGTCGACGTACTCGGCATGAGCGCGCAGATCGGCCTGGAGAGCGGCCCGGCCACCTTCCAGGCGAATCGCGGCCGCTACAATCTCGAGACCGAGACGATCGATGTTGTCGGCCCGATCCTGCTCACCGCCGCCGACGGCTACCGGCTGGAGACGCGCGACGTCACCGTCGATCTCAACAGCCGCACAATGGCGAGCAGAGGCCGCGTCGACGGAAAGATGCCGCTCGGCCGCTTCTCGGCCGACCGCCTGCTTGCCGATCTGCCGGCACGCCAAGTCACGCTCGCCGGCAACGCCCGCTTGCATATCGTCCAAGGCGGCATCAGATGA
- a CDS encoding ribonuclease D has protein sequence MTVHFHEEDLPEGVLAPGPVAVDTETMGLQLGRDRLCVVQISDGQGDEHLVRFGPGSDYAAPNLKAVLADPARLKLYHFARFDIASIQAYLGVVAAPVYCTKTASRLIRTYTDRHGLKELVRELLGQEISKQQQTSDWGAPELSDAQKDYAASDVRYLHQLKDKLDERLQREGRTALAQACFDFLPHRALLDLAGWPEIDIFAHV, from the coding sequence ATGACTGTTCATTTCCACGAAGAAGACCTTCCCGAAGGCGTGCTCGCGCCCGGCCCCGTCGCCGTCGACACCGAGACGATGGGGCTCCAGCTTGGCCGCGACCGCCTCTGCGTCGTCCAGATTTCCGACGGCCAGGGCGACGAGCATCTCGTCCGCTTCGGCCCGGGAAGCGATTATGCCGCGCCCAACCTCAAGGCGGTGCTGGCCGACCCGGCGCGACTGAAACTCTATCATTTCGCGCGGTTCGACATCGCCTCGATCCAGGCCTATCTCGGCGTGGTGGCGGCGCCGGTCTACTGCACCAAGACCGCCTCGCGGCTGATCCGGACTTATACGGATCGGCACGGGCTCAAGGAACTCGTCCGCGAACTGCTCGGCCAGGAGATTTCCAAGCAGCAGCAAACGTCCGATTGGGGCGCTCCCGAGCTCAGCGACGCCCAGAAGGACTATGCCGCGTCCGACGTGCGCTACCTGCACCAGCTGAAGGACAAGCTCGACGAGCGGCTGCAGCGCGAAGGCCGGACGGCGCTCGCCCAGGCCTGCTTTGATTTCCTACCGCACCGGGCCCTGCTCGATCTCGCTGGCTGGCCCGAGATCGACATCTTCGCCCATGTCTGA
- a CDS encoding TerC family protein gives MDGMFAIFADPAVWAALATLIVMEVVLGIDNLIFISILSNKLPEAQRQKARRIGIGLALIMRLALLSMIAWLVGLTAPVFDLGIQGGPGAHGEPTFETQFSWRDLILIVGGLFLLWKATKEIHHSVDPAPNDDVFDTAKATLGFGAAIVQILLLDLVFSIDSILTAVGMTEHLPVMVIAVITAVLVMLLAADPLANFINRNPTVVMLALGFLLMIGAVLIADGFGVHVPKGYIYTAMAFSAGVEALNIWSRRRRERAAAVAAENAA, from the coding sequence ATGGACGGAATGTTCGCAATCTTCGCCGATCCGGCGGTCTGGGCCGCGCTGGCCACACTCATCGTCATGGAGGTGGTTCTCGGTATCGACAACTTGATCTTCATTTCGATTCTCTCCAACAAGCTGCCCGAGGCGCAGCGCCAGAAAGCGCGGCGCATCGGCATCGGCCTCGCGCTCATCATGCGGCTGGCATTGCTCTCTATGATCGCCTGGCTCGTCGGCCTCACCGCCCCGGTTTTCGATCTCGGCATACAGGGCGGGCCGGGCGCGCATGGCGAGCCGACCTTCGAGACCCAATTTTCGTGGCGCGACCTGATCCTGATCGTCGGCGGCCTGTTCCTGCTCTGGAAGGCGACCAAGGAGATCCACCACAGCGTCGATCCGGCGCCGAACGACGACGTCTTCGACACCGCCAAGGCCACGCTCGGCTTCGGCGCGGCGATCGTCCAGATCCTGCTGCTCGATCTCGTCTTCTCGATCGATTCGATCCTGACGGCGGTCGGCATGACCGAGCATCTGCCGGTGATGGTCATCGCGGTGATCACGGCCGTGCTGGTGATGCTGCTCGCGGCCGACCCGCTTGCCAATTTCATAAACCGGAACCCGACCGTCGTGATGCTGGCGCTGGGCTTCCTGCTGATGATCGGCGCGGTGCTGATCGCCGACGGGTTCGGCGTCCATGTGCCCAAGGGCTATATCTACACCGCCATGGCCTTCTCGGCCGGCGTGGAGGCGCTCAACATCTGGTCGCGCCGGCGCAGGGAACGCGCCGCCGCCGTCGCGGCCGAAAACGCCGCATAG
- a CDS encoding cold-shock protein — MSFDRGRRGERGGRGRDKRDGFGEDNYSGGFGGDRGGFGGGGDRFGGGGDRFGGGGGGGYAGGPAGGGGGGGYRGGGGGFGGGGGGGFGGGGGGGFGGGRGGGMPPQVIGEGKGVVKFFNGQKGFGFIVRDDGGEDVFVHISAVEQAGLTGLAEGQPLEFTLVDRGGRISATDLKIEGEPLPVQERAPRDDNGGGGGDRGGPQRQLTGEKASGTVKFFNAMKGFGFISRDDGQPDAFVHISAVERAGMVSLNEGDRLEFELEVDRRGKTAAVNLQPIQ, encoded by the coding sequence ATGAGTTTCGATAGAGGGCGCCGCGGCGAGCGCGGCGGGCGCGGCAGAGACAAGCGCGACGGTTTCGGAGAGGATAATTACAGCGGCGGCTTTGGCGGCGATCGTGGCGGCTTCGGCGGCGGCGGCGACCGCTTCGGCGGCGGCGGTGATCGCTTCGGTGGCGGCGGCGGCGGCGGTTATGCCGGCGGTCCGGCCGGCGGCGGCGGCGGCGGTGGTTATCGCGGCGGCGGTGGCGGCTTCGGCGGCGGCGGCGGCGGTGGCTTCGGTGGTGGTGGCGGCGGCGGCTTTGGCGGCGGCCGTGGCGGCGGCATGCCCCCCCAGGTTATCGGCGAAGGCAAGGGCGTCGTAAAATTCTTCAACGGCCAGAAGGGCTTCGGCTTCATCGTCCGTGACGATGGCGGCGAGGACGTGTTCGTGCACATCAGCGCAGTCGAGCAAGCGGGCCTTACCGGCCTCGCCGAAGGCCAGCCGCTCGAGTTCACGCTCGTCGATCGCGGCGGCCGGATCTCGGCGACCGATCTCAAGATCGAAGGCGAGCCGCTCCCGGTCCAGGAGCGGGCTCCGCGCGACGACAATGGCGGCGGCGGCGGCGACCGGGGCGGTCCCCAGCGCCAGCTGACCGGCGAGAAGGCTTCGGGCACGGTCAAGTTCTTCAACGCCATGAAGGGCTTCGGCTTCATCAGCCGCGACGACGGCCAGCCGGATGCATTCGTGCATATCTCGGCGGTCGAGCGTGCCGGCATGGTGTCCTTGAACGAGGGCGACCGGCTCGAGTTCGAGCTGGAAGTGGATCGTCGCGGCAAGACCGCCGCGGTGAACCTGCAGCCGATCCAGTAA
- the recF gene encoding DNA replication/repair protein RecF (All proteins in this family for which functions are known are DNA-binding proteins that assist the filamentation of RecA onto DNA for the initiation of recombination or recombinational repair.): MLTRLSLSNFRSYADAVIAPGTGFVVLTGENGAGKTNVLEAVSLLSPGRGLRGASLSQMARSDGPGGFAVAARLDDVELGTGTIATAPERRQVRINGAAASATTLAEWLSVLWLTPAMDRLFTESAGGRRRFLDRLVLALAPGHAVHAARYEAAMRARNKLLGEARPDADWLAALEARMVEHGTALAAARADTVGALGERLAAAPEGPFARAGLALEGGGVDENFTHRLGQGRSRDAAAGRTLVGPHRTELLVTHLGKGQPAALCSTGEQKALLLGLVLAHADLVAERAGRRPILLLDEVAAHLDPSRRTALFERLASPGGQVWMTGTERSLFEHVPAGTTWLDVAGGRIRAS; encoded by the coding sequence GTGCTCACCCGCCTCAGCCTCTCCAATTTCCGGTCCTATGCCGATGCCGTGATTGCCCCCGGCACCGGGTTCGTCGTGCTGACCGGCGAGAATGGCGCGGGCAAGACCAATGTGCTGGAGGCCGTATCCCTGCTCTCTCCGGGGCGCGGGCTGCGCGGCGCGAGCCTGTCGCAGATGGCGCGCAGCGACGGGCCCGGCGGCTTCGCCGTCGCCGCTCGCCTCGATGACGTCGAACTCGGCACCGGCACCATCGCGACCGCGCCGGAGCGGCGCCAGGTGCGGATCAACGGCGCCGCCGCGTCCGCCACGACGCTCGCCGAATGGCTGTCCGTGCTGTGGCTGACGCCGGCCATGGACCGGCTGTTCACCGAAAGCGCGGGCGGGCGGCGACGCTTCCTTGACCGGCTGGTGCTGGCCCTCGCCCCTGGGCACGCCGTCCACGCGGCGCGCTACGAAGCCGCGATGCGCGCCCGCAACAAGTTGCTGGGCGAGGCGCGGCCCGATGCCGACTGGTTGGCCGCTCTCGAGGCGCGGATGGTCGAGCACGGTACCGCGCTCGCCGCGGCCCGCGCGGACACCGTCGGAGCTCTGGGCGAGCGCCTCGCCGCCGCTCCCGAAGGACCCTTCGCCCGCGCCGGGCTCGCGCTCGAAGGCGGCGGCGTGGACGAGAACTTCACCCACCGCCTCGGCCAGGGGCGGTCGCGCGATGCCGCCGCCGGCCGCACCTTGGTCGGTCCGCACCGCACCGAATTGCTCGTGACCCACCTCGGCAAGGGCCAGCCGGCGGCCTTATGCTCGACCGGCGAGCAGAAGGCGCTGCTGCTCGGCCTCGTGCTCGCCCATGCCGATCTGGTCGCCGAGCGCGCCGGGCGGCGCCCGATCCTGCTGCTGGACGAGGTTGCGGCGCACCTCGACCCATCGCGCCGCACCGCCTTGTTCGAGCGGCTGGCCTCGCCCGGGGGCCAGGTGTGGATGACGGGGACCGAGCGGTCCTTGTTCGAGCATGTGCCCGCGGGCACCACCTGGCTCGACGTCGCGGGCGGGCGGATCCGCGCGTCCTGA
- the dnaN gene encoding DNA polymerase III subunit beta, giving the protein MKATIERATLLKSLGHVQSVVERRNTIPILSNVLIEASEDGGIRLMATDLDLQVNETVEAQVQQSGATTVSAHTLFDIARKLPEGSQVEISAAEGKMQINAGRARFNLSTLPRDDFPVIAEGELPTRFELPAATLRQIIDKTRFAISTEETRYYLNGIFLHVSDEAQPVLKAAATDGHRLARVTVPRPEGAQGMPDVIIPRKCVAELRKLLDEVDGTVQISLSESKIRFGLGNAILTSKLIDGTFPDYSRVIPTANDKLLKIDPKSFMEGVDRVATIASEKTRAVKMALDRDKITLSVTSPENGTAAEEVPGDYAADSFEIGFNARYLMDILGQIEGDTVEVHLADAAAPTLLRENDKAPALYVLMPMRV; this is encoded by the coding sequence ATGAAGGCGACGATCGAACGGGCTACGCTCCTCAAGAGCCTGGGCCACGTCCAGTCCGTGGTGGAGCGCAGGAACACGATTCCGATCCTGTCCAACGTGCTGATCGAAGCCAGCGAGGATGGCGGCATCCGCCTGATGGCGACCGATCTCGACTTGCAGGTCAACGAGACGGTCGAGGCGCAGGTGCAGCAGTCCGGCGCGACCACGGTCTCGGCGCACACTTTGTTCGACATCGCGCGCAAGCTGCCCGAGGGCAGCCAGGTCGAGATTTCGGCCGCCGAAGGCAAGATGCAGATCAATGCGGGGCGCGCCCGTTTCAACCTCTCGACCCTGCCCCGCGACGATTTTCCGGTCATCGCCGAGGGCGAGCTGCCGACCCGGTTCGAACTCCCGGCCGCGACGCTGCGCCAGATCATCGACAAGACCCGCTTCGCGATCTCGACCGAAGAGACGCGTTACTATCTGAACGGCATCTTCCTGCACGTGTCCGACGAAGCGCAGCCGGTGTTGAAGGCGGCCGCGACCGACGGCCACCGCCTCGCCCGCGTCACCGTGCCGCGGCCGGAGGGCGCGCAGGGCATGCCCGACGTGATCATCCCGCGCAAATGCGTCGCCGAGCTCAGGAAGCTGCTCGACGAGGTCGACGGCACCGTCCAGATCTCGTTGAGCGAATCCAAGATCCGCTTCGGCCTCGGCAACGCCATCCTGACCTCAAAGCTGATCGACGGCACCTTCCCCGATTACAGCCGCGTCATCCCGACCGCCAACGACAAGCTGCTGAAGATCGACCCGAAGAGCTTCATGGAAGGCGTCGACCGCGTCGCCACCATCGCCAGCGAGAAGACCCGCGCGGTCAAGATGGCGCTCGATCGCGACAAGATCACGCTGTCGGTCACCAGCCCGGAGAACGGCACGGCGGCCGAAGAAGTGCCCGGCGACTATGCCGCGGACAGCTTCGAGATCGGCTTCAACGCGCGCTACCTGATGGACATCCTCGGCCAGATCGAGGGCGACACGGTCGAAGTCCACCTCGCCGACGCCGCCGCTCCGACCCTGCTGCGCGAGAATGACAAGGCACCCGCGCTCTACGTCCTGATGCCGATGCGGGTATAA
- a CDS encoding porin family protein, which produces MRKYIFAALLAGTVAAPAMAQNAAPFTGPRVEGIVGWDRNQVEDAGKEDGVTYGAGIGYDIQMGGMVAGVEAEATDSSADACSNDVTVLGDRLCVGAKRDLYVGGRLGTAVTPNTLLYAKAGYTNGRFGYDYDDGGDGSADFGGGRNLDGVRIGAGGEHAIGTNSFIKAEYRYSNYEQDIEKHQVVAGFGFRF; this is translated from the coding sequence ATGCGTAAGTATATTTTCGCCGCGCTTCTCGCAGGCACCGTCGCCGCTCCGGCGATGGCCCAGAATGCCGCGCCGTTCACCGGCCCGCGCGTCGAAGGCATCGTCGGCTGGGACCGTAATCAGGTCGAGGACGCCGGCAAGGAAGACGGCGTCACCTACGGCGCCGGCATCGGCTACGACATCCAGATGGGCGGCATGGTCGCCGGCGTGGAAGCCGAAGCCACCGATTCCAGCGCCGACGCTTGCTCGAACGACGTGACCGTCCTCGGCGACCGCCTGTGTGTCGGCGCCAAGCGCGACCTCTATGTCGGCGGCCGTCTCGGCACCGCCGTCACCCCCAACACCTTGCTCTACGCCAAGGCCGGCTACACCAACGGCCGCTTCGGCTACGACTATGATGATGGCGGCGACGGCTCGGCCGATTTCGGCGGTGGCCGCAATCTCGACGGCGTCCGCATCGGCGCCGGCGGCGAGCATGCGATCGGCACCAACAGCTTCATCAAGGCTGAGTATCGCTACTCGAACTATGAGCAGGACATCGAGAAGCACCAGGTGGTCGCCGGCTTCGGCTTCCGCTTCTGA